TTTTGCATTTAAGACTGCCAGGCTTGCGATTTTGCATCAGTATCTGGAGCACAAGGAGAAAGAGTTGTCCAAAATCAATGTTGCACCGGCTTGAGTTACAATTAGTGGTGATAATGCtaatttttttcactattttgttaaatttgttttgttgCCATGTAGTGTAGTTCAAAGAAACTGATTTTTGGCATTGCATGTCTTGGTTAgagtttcatttttttcaactaatatatatcaataataaataatataaaataatttgattaatgcaCCAATGTATGAAGGACCTTCTTATTCCATATTACCTCAGATTCAATATGCTActgaattttacattttctgTTTGTAATATCCGATACCAGGCTTGCTAGTCCATGAACATTTGTAGATTTCACATCAATAATAGGTTAACATTTCTATGACTTCCAAGTTGACTGGGTAGTATTGGTACTTTTGTGGTCATCTCTTGTTCTGGTcttttagataaatttttatGGATTAGTGGCTTGTTGTTGGTTTGGTGAATGATCAATAAATGATTGATGGTGCTCCATCGAGGGTGCTGTAAGTAATGTAGATTCCACCTCCATCACTGTAAAGTTTTCTGCTCCAACTTAGGTGGAGATAATGCATCATATTGATTTAACTCACATTATTGGCAATGGTCTGTAATTCTCTCTGATGAAAATGCCTATATGAAATCTATCATAGTTTTTCCTCTACAAAATTCCCTGTTAAGTTTTGCATGAAGACTGCTATGAGAATCAAGCAACTATAACTTGCTCTTGTGATGTTTTTGGTGTGGAATATTAAATTATCTAGAATCAAGAAAGGTACttgttaatttataaaaatcagaAACTTATATATCTGTGCTAGAAAATACTAGTTGGTTTATAGTTATGTGAGTGAATGCATGAAAGAAATTTCCCCTGCTGCTGTTGGTGGATATTATACGTTCATCCCTTTAGAAACTCTATGGATTTAATTTTCCTTGCATATCTATGGAGAAATGGCTTCTTTAAATTTCTGTACGAGTTTACCTTCCTTAATTATTTCTCATGTGCATGATAGCTTTTTGCTGTCGATGTTTATTGGATAAAAGTAAGTAAAACATGAAACCTTTCTTTGGATGGATGGTGATCAAATACGGGAATTGGCATGACCTGAACATATGCTTTCTAGATATGCTTGTTCTGTATATAAATAAAGCCTAACATATAAAAcccaaattgataatttattttttatgacattttaatttttcaccatttaacatataaaaagcCCAAATTGACATGTACATGTTAAGAATGGTAGAAGACAAGAAAATAGTATGTTGCATCTTAAGTTTTGTTGGATGTTTAAAGTTAAAAGTGTGGACAGGAGTCAATTGTGAACTGCTAATTATTATCAATTGCCATCCCCATTAGTAACACTgctttaatacaatttaaaataaaataatacaaatgtgttaaaagcattaattaaaattaaaataattttaaaataatacaattatgtcaatatttaattaaaaatatttaattattatatttaaaatttaaatatagtttataattctaattaaatttaataaataattaatattaattacttagaattatttaaatttaatattatatattaaaatattaacaataagttataataaattattttttatattttgctaaaatatcataatattaattaatttgaacattatttaaatacatatttgttactttataaactcatgtctaaaatagatattttatttctcaaaaacactttttgacagcaataacaaacactaaaatttttcaaaagcacttctcaaaagtacttcttaaaagcacttttctacagcacttttcaaaaacaatgaagaactggcccttagTCGGCTTGGGCTTTTGGGTGTTCCTGGTtcttttggttttgggtttctAAGTGGTAACTCCGGTTTACAGCCAGTAAGCTACTGATTCGAGTCTGTTGGCAATTGGCATCAGATCAGAGGTTGAATTTGAGCACGAgtattatgtatttaatatggttatttttctcatatatttaaaaaaattatattttatattcatatcaaaatatgcatagatgaatatttaatttttttttagagtGATTAATATAagtcaataaatttaactacattcggtaaaagtatcatagaagCTTTGTACTATGagtcaaattatattttgtccTTTCGACtctaaaaatgagtaaattagtccttgtacattagatcaaagggTAAATTAGTTATTTCTGTTAAAGATTTCATCTATTcgtactattaaaaactagctGACGGAATAATTAGATAGTACCACATGTACGTCAACATAACAAATAGAGACCAATTTTTAAccgtaaaaaataaaatttataacagAATGGtcagtttgctctttaatctaaggtataaaattaatttacttgttttttaagttaaaaaagaaCAACATATAATCTAACTCATATTACAAATGCATGGAGAATACTATTACCACTAGATTCATATGTGGAAACATTGGTAAATTCCAGATATAAGCTAGCAGGCTAACGTTGCTTTCTTTACACACTGTATGGTCATTTTCCACATCCAGGACAACAGCCTGTCACTTAAATCCTATCTCCCATGACTTTTCAGAGGCCTTCCTCGTAATGAATCAATGTTTGGCCTGCAGTCTCCTCTCAACAAACCATGAAAACTCATGACTGGtttgaattcaaattcaacCTACATGGTTGTTGCCCCGACtccttattttaattgaaatatttgtatGCGACACGTACATGAACGTAGAAAGAAGAACCCTAAAAGTCTTCCAAATGTAcggaaaaacaattaaaataaatcttacCATGCTCTTTTGAGCATATACCCATATCCCTGCTCAGAATCAAATTCTAACAGTTTCAGGATTAAGCATGTGGCATTCAATGCAGGCAGGCAGGCAGGCATTATTAGCTGTGGGATGGCATACATAGGACTCATTTGGTCTGCAAATTTCAATTGGGTCCTTTATTTGACCCACCAGCTTTCATTTAGGAGAGGTGGccattttcatttccttaaATAGATTGTGATGCTTTTGTGATGTTAGTTTAGAGGTTAGGTGAAATTGATTgttagatttagggttttggttCCTTGTAAGCAAGTTCAATTGGTGAATTCTTCATAAGTTAAATCAGCCAATTACTTAAATCGtaaatcaagtaaaattaaccTGTGGACAGCCCCTATTGGAAACAAAACGGGAAGTTAGTCCAATTCTGGTAATTTTAGATACAGCTCATGTCATGGTTTATTTGGTGTTGTGCAACAGTCTAACCTTCGATTACTTATAACGAAGGGAAGGTGAAGGATGGTTCAAAAATGCCATTCAACTTTGGCTGATTAGTCAAGTCTTTCACTTTCACCATATAGCCTTGATTTACTAAAGCCACCTACTGCCATTTTTGAAGGCTTGAAAGGCAACTTATCTTTGGTCAATTTGGTCTTTCAAATCAACCAACTTCCACCATGTGACTTTCGAGTTCGAATATAGATATaaacttagaaataaattgaaataccCGAATCAAATACATATAGTATATCAACTTATACTTTATTCATTGAAAGGATTGAAACATACAAATAAGAGATGTTACAAAGGAATATCAACAACTCCATAATCAATGGAACCATACAAATTCTCTTCATCTGACCCTACTGAAACCTGGTTTCTTTTATATCTGTGTCTGGGAATCAGATAAACCAACCCATTTAATCCTCTTTTACAATGTAAATCTTTACAGTATTTTACCTATAAACAGGATTATTATACCTTAATCCCATCATCATTTATTATTTGAGTGGTGGTGTCAAGGAGGGTGACTAATGCTCTTGATTTTCTGCTCCGGACCTTGCCTGCTTCCTTCAATAATTCACTCAACCTTCTTTTCTCATCGATGACATCCGGATTTGCTGTTCCAAGCTTCTCTTCTCTCATGTCAACAACATAATCCAAAATTTCAATCGCATCATCTAACCTGCCAAAcatagaattttcaaaaaaaaagaaacatgagACTCAAACTCGGGTCCGAGTGTTGGATAGAGTATGTAATCAATCCAGGTGTTATTTCTAGGTTTTACCTTCCCATGGCATCATAGGTGCCAGCCAGATTGCTATACACCCCTAATGTATCAGGGTGATAAGGACCATATTCCTTCTCTAAGATGCTTCGTGCTTCTTCAAACAGATCGGCTGCCTCGTTTATTGAATATCGTTGTACGCAGGCTAGCCCCATTTGATTGAGAGCGATCCCGAACAAGGCAGACTTCTTATCTCCGCTAGCTCGAAACTTTGAGATAGCACTTTTGAAGGTGCTGTAGGAGTCAGCATAGCTCCCCATCATGTAATACATGACTCCCATCTGTGCCTCAATGCCTGCAATTGTGCTTTGCTTCCCTGGGGCTTCACTGAAAATACTTAAAGcttttttaagtaatttgaGTGCTTGATCCAATTCATTCATAGATTGGCATATGGCAGCAATGTCAATGAGGCCACTGGCAATCTCTTCTGAGGGGATTCCGGGATTTGGCTTTCCGTAAATCCGGAGTGCGTTTTCGCAATAAGTTCTGGAATCCCTTAACTTTCCTACCTTATTGTACAAATCAGCCAAACGAACGAAAACTGAAGCAACTGTTGGATGATTCTCTCCTTTAGCAGATTTAAACACTGTGAGCGCTTTCTGATAGGCAAAAACTGCCTCATCAAACCGAGCTAAAGATAAATATGCATCTCCAATGCTACAATCAATCGAAGCAACATCGAGTTCACGGCCATTGGCTGCCATTGCCATGCTAGCTAAAACATAATGCTCAAGTGCCGATTCATAATCTCCTTTTGAGTCACAGATGAGTCCCATGAGTCTCCTATCAGCAGCTTCTTCAATAGAAGCGGGAGCACCATTCTCCCTATGGATGTCAAGAGCCATTTGACAAAGCCTCTCAGCCTCATCAAATTGCAACGCTTGCACATGCGCTTCAGCAACGTATCGACACGTCTCACCAACTCGAGGATCAGTTTCTCCCAAAACTTGTCTTTGAATCTCCAAACCTGCTGTATAACACAAAATCGAATTCTCAATTTGACCCAACATTACATAAGTATCACCCAGTTGCATGCATCCAGCGAATTTAGCAAGTGCATGAGTTTGGCCATCCTCGATCACTGGGATTTCGATTGAGCGTTCAAGAACTGGAATGGCCTCATCGTATTGGCCTAAGCTACAATGCAATGCTGCCAGAACATGCAAAGACATTACAAGCTCTAGACTCGGTTTTCCATCTGCACATTTCTCGAATGATTTTGTTGCTCGAATTGCCAATTCAAGTGCTTTCCGAGGATTTTCACCTGAAGAAATCATATTCCTTGTCTGTTTGAGCAAAAACGGACCAAGTTCAGGATTCTCTAGCCCTGCCTCTAGAGAATCTCCTGTTCCATTGTTAAACTTCGCACCAAAATTCCTTTGCTTCCTTGCATTCTTCTCATGCCTCTTTTCAACAGGAGTTTTCTCTTGAGATGATTTGCTCTTCGGACTTGATTTCACCGATGCTTCGGAATCCAATTGCAAGCGATGACGATGCTTAGCACCTTGAGTTTGGTTCTTGTCGTTGTTTTTCTTCTTAGGCATTTCATCAGTaacctcattttctttcttaagGTTCAAGTCACCAACACtgtcttcttctttcttctctgCTACCACCACCTCTTTTGTTATTTCAACAACACCGAAATCCCCGACAAGATGGCGTAATTCGGAATCGATCCTCGATTCTTCACCGTACGAGCCGTAACTAGACAATGATGGAGATTGATCAGAGCTTTGCATCTCATAAACATTGTGATAAAGCTGCTCAATGGAGGTTGCCACCACACCATCAATGGCTAAATCAAGGGAATCACTTCGTGGACTCAGTGCACTTCTTGGAGACCTCTCTTGAGCAAAACTGTACTTATAAGGTGTGTGAAATCCATTGTCATGTTCTTCAACTCCAGTTTCTCCATTCATTGCATCCATAGCTAATCCAGGCATTGCAAAActgattttaaaggaaaaaaatcagtACAAACTTATATCAAATTCTTCCATAATCTCCAAAAGGAAAATGCTAGCCAAGTCAAAGACAACTCCATTATTCTCTactatttactaaatttagcaaaaatgACGAAAAATTTCAAATGCTCAACTTCAAAATAAGACTACTTAAACCAAAAACAGTTATagaaagattaaaagaaaaacattgaaTGCTTAATAACCATAATCGATAAATGAGTAATACCTTACTTAGTTCTGTTTAATGAAGAAAACccaaaattcttttttcttttttaaaaacccAAAGTTTATAATGCTGATTTTTTGTTCTCTGGGTGTTATATACAGAAGAAGAAGACGTTGATAACGATGAAGGAATGGGGCGGTGTCATGTATTTATGTATCGTTGTTTGTtgccttatatatatattgaagtcTAGAAAAGAGAGGGAGAAATGAGGTATtttatgaaaaggaaaaggagtAAAATAGggaaacatatatttaaatttgagattattgtaaataatttatttatttattggtgCAGGGTTATAAGGTGGTGGAATTTGGAAGCAATTTAGAATGTGACTTTTCTCCCaccatttttttacattttatttattgagtttattttttaaatactatttatttagatattttttatattaatatttatctaaaatgtaaataagaatatattttattaataaacagTGTTCTGCATTGtctttattaattatttcttaatttggttgggagtattttaattttataaataaaattaacaaattgggaggtgttttttttatttttttaaaaatactatttcttaattttagaattaataattttatttatttattattgggAATAATATTTGGGGATGTGAGACGGTTGAAAAACTGGAGCGCTTAACGGCTTTTTAACTGGAAGGTTGTTTTCTCTGAGACACGCGGAAGAAGATGATTGCAAGTTTAAAGTGGCGTAGGATTCCACGTGGGCCACATCCAGCTTCATTCTTGCTGGTTTAATCTCTTAGGTGGTCCTAGTTTAGCCCAATTATTGGTGggcccataaaattttccatggCCCACATCAATTCCAAATagattatcattttttattctttttatttttttcgattAAAAGAAGACAGGCATATAAAACAACATGCAATTTATTAAACTACTACATAGTATATTGATGGTTTTGTTTTGTCCAACactgtaatttaattttttggataaatattaaaattatatatcaattgtataatattatacataaattttaatttacgtaatgagattttaatttgattcgattttcacaaatcactaaTAATATTATCGAATTAGCATCATTTTACATTGATATATTGtatacacaaacaattatattaatcgatatgaaaataaatatatattgttttcaagaactaaaatataaaaaaactaaattttaaatttgtaaaaatacaTAAACTTCTATTTAATAGCAaaacggttaaaatttttaaataattaatataaaattcaaactgGCGTCTCATCATACTAATTTATTtgtggaaaataaaattaagttttagtcataaataataatttggagTACGAAAATCACTGCATAAATTATaagatcattttaattttgaattgaaaactaataacaaatttgtattaataaatgattgaatcttttattaagtaaaatttcGAAAGCAAAATGCTGCTACAAGTATAACACTAAACAGTAACTATAGAAAACAATCAATCACCCAACCCCACTCTttatattcatcaaaattatacttttcattttatttaaaaattcaacatttaaaatttaaaatggggttgaaaattgtgtttaagttaatttattttttaaaataaatatttttcataaaattgagATATTCATATtctcatatttaatttttatctaaaactattcaaaaaatcaagatttacttttatcaaacaacaaaatccgtataaaataaatacaaattcttgttaaaataaatacaagtggCAAGATTAGGGGATTTACGGTATAGGCTGCACAAGTAAAATCCATACAGAAGTTGACTCTctctatttgatgttgattagaataaggggttgacatagtgaattttcttctcatctgcccgtggtttttttttcccgaaagggttttcatgtaaaattttgtatgttctatttttctctctctctctctttttacgATTCATTGTCATTATTAAcgttcgattttcacaatattcaatgcttcaaataaaaaaatattatatataagtaggattaatatgatatttgatGATATATGTATTGTATTTAAGATTTTAACATATGatgttttagtgttttattaatAGTAAAGCTATATATATTAGGTAGGGTCAAAAGAGAAGCAATAGACCAAAGTCTGAAAACATACAAATATTGATTAGTGAGTTATAAGGCAGACAAATGTTATGTTGAATGCTGAAACCAAAGTTTTGTTGCTGCTCAATCATTTAGttagttaatataattaatttaaatatcagtAACCTTGGGTTTGGGTGCATCTATGTTgggtttagggtatattttaATGGACTTATTAGCAAATCATGGTATTATTGGCTAGTAATGATATACCAaccaaaacaataattattctaGAATTAAACTCTAGTAAAATCGTCTCATCTTCAACCCCAAACAACAATGGCAACAGcaactaatattttatttgcaaaagaagaagaagaagcaagcAATCTGGAAAATGGGGTGGCGAACCCTAATCACATGATATTTAAATCCCAACTACCAAAGAATATTTAACACTTACCTTTTCACTATcaggtttttatattttaaaaaggtaaaaatatcCGAATTAAGTCAAAATTCATGAtcagtttatatatatacatgtaactTTAGAGGCAAGTAAAGAATATTGGAAAATAAAGGCTTCTACTTTAGGGTAGAATATTAGCAGTATTTATTAAAAGGTAGACACAGATTTGTTTATAGTTGTTTGGAGAAGTTAAGGTTTGAAGCAGTTCCTGAAATAAGAAAACCAGTTATAATTGTTACACTGTCACTTTCATATCTCATCATCTCCTTTTCCTTCACTACATCATCAACAtgcttttaaatttcttttctttttctttttctttttattttaatttcaggGGTCCTTAGAATTGAATTTAAGCTCTCATGCCTGCAACATAATATTCTTATCGTTGGGTTAAGAGATTGTTGACACGTAAGCTCGTTCGCTACTAACATGGCGAGAGTGTCTGCCACTTGCATTGTCTCACCGTGCTCGCCCATAATCCTCTAAGACACATGTAACCCTTAGAAGGAATAACTTGTTACCATGCATGGTGCCTAGTTATccctagtgtcacggggctagacctttcgtctcacaatccgtgcggccttaggctaTCCGTTCGtcccaaactcgcctaagtcagcctttacgcccaaaagtgaggattcttttaagaactcctccaaggcaccaatttgtacaGCGGAAGCggttgtgccaaaagaagctacaagtgaacaacagaaagccaaagaaagaatgcacacaaagtgtttgagtaaatgctcaaagaattctattactcttaagaattcagcTTACAATggatgagtacaaatgaggggaaggctctctatttatagttgagctcccccaaaaccgacggtcaagatacatttacatttaCGGACGAGATTCaccatatcccttgattttagggatttacaagatttgtcatatcaaatctaatctaatctttacaagatatgattctctctatcttctaagattagttactaaaattagcctaagttgtcTTGTCTTCAtcatcgggccaaccaggcttcaatctgacaggcttctccaatagcTCTCtaaatcgggccagttctcatgggctaaatgttccccatctaatcgatagacctctATGGGGCGCttcttgtgccatggtcacgggctttacactttggcccgtgacattctcccccacccattctcgcaacaCCCTCGTTGCGACTTCTGGATGAAGCTGACTGGATTCACCTTGAAACTTTCTTGTTGCATCGGCTTCTTCTCGACTTGTCTTGCGATCTGGTTGTCTCTTCTTTCGGAACCTATGCCTCGGCTTCCGTCGCCTCTTATCTTGAACTGTTGCACTCGTTGGTACATTCTGTTAGCAAGAAGTCTTCGCTTTTACTTGCCCCAATTTTGACTTGTTCCCATTGGAATCCCCTTGATTCTCACACCTCGGGGTCGTACCGCCCACAATTCTTTGGCCTCATTGCTTATGAACTTTGAAAGGGCCCCTACGACCTTGCCAAGCCAACAAGTTAGAATTCAAAGCACTATCAGAGTGTTTTCAATGTACCTTACTCGCAGCATTTACTCGTCTCGACTGTTTTTGCATCGCTCCTTTTCCCTCGAAGCTCGATGCACAACCCACCTTTCCCAAAAGTGTCGGCTCCACAGTCGAATCCGCAGGCTTCATATCGATCCCTTGCGCCACTAACACTTCCGAAGGGGCTTTCATAGCATTCCGTTCTGACGAATTAATGTTTCTCCCATACGAAACATCTTCGACTAGTTGGATTGACGATAACACCTTGGTCCTAACCTTCATATCCCGATGCACCGGTACAACCATTTTTGTTGGCAGACCGGTGACAATATGGATTTGATCGGCCCATGGTTGCAGAGTTGCCTGAATCCTATCAAGGAAGTTTAAGCCAAGCACATAATCTTAATAATCCAATTGGATTACCTCGAAATCTTCCTTGCTCTTCCATTCGCCGATTTGTAGTTCCACATCACGAACTAATCCCACAGTTGGGGCTTTCTCGAAAGTTACTACCTTGATCTTCTTATTCGATTTCCTAATCGACAGACCAAGCTTCTTCGCAGCCTTTTCCGATATGAACAAGCTCAATGCTCCCGTATCGATAAGAGCACTCCACTTCTGACCCGCAATATTGATGTCCACAAACATCAACCCTTTGCAACCATTCCTCTTCCTAGGAATGAGCACCATCAATTGACTCTCGATGTCTTTCCCTCGATAGGCTTCGCATCTTCTTTCGGctcatctttctttttgatTACCGAAATCATCACTTTATCCGGACATTTTCGCGCCATGTGTGGTCCTTGACAAATGAAGCATTTTATCTTCTTCCTCTTGTCCCTTAGGTTGTCGAATCCCCGCTTCGCATctcgtggtttcccattgcCACTTGTGCTATCGGTACTGTTGCCATCATCGTTATGtctctcttcatcttcttcattgttTCTCTCACCATTGCCCTTTCCATTGGGCTTAGACGCCTCGAGCTTGTCTCTCGCTGGACCAAGCTCAACAAAGTACTCTGCTTCAGCCATGGCTACAGTAAGTTCGGTAATTCCTTATCTTCGCAACTCATGTTTTGCCCACAGCTTTAACCCATCCTTGAACCAATAGAACGCTTCTTTCTCGCTCAAGTCAGAGATTTGAAGCATCAACTCGCTAAATGCCCGAACATACTCTCAAATAGTGCCTTGTTGCGTGAGACGACGCAACTTTGCTCGAGCCTCTTTCTCAGTAAACTGAGGGTAAAACTACTTCTTCAACTCTCTTTGAAACTCCTCCCAAGTCCCAATTGCGTTCCCACCACGTTTCTCATCCGTGAACCTATGACGCCACCACAAGAGAGCTACATCAGTAATATAGattgaagcagtgtttaccttaatgGCATCATCCTCGATGCCCATCGCTCGGAAGTATTACTTTATTTCCCACATGAAGTTGTCCACATCCCTTGCGGATCGTGCACCCTTAAACTTCTCCGGTTTGGAAACATCCATTGTTTGTTACTTCGGCCTTGAAGAGAACATCCCATTACTCAAAGCGACTTTGTAAATCGTGAGCTCCCCTTTGAGCTCctctatttctttcttcatgGCTAACAACAAATCCTCGAGATTCTCATCCCTTTCTGCCAGCTTTTCCGCAGTGGACTCGAGTAATTCCTTCATCTTTTCCCCATTGGCATCGAGAGAATCCAACATAAAATCTCTAAGTTGCTCTTCCATTGAGTCCAGCCCATCCGTGCGTTCCTCGACCAATTCAAGCATCTCCTTCATGTTCCCTACGGATTCCTTGAGATTAACCACTGGATTTTCCAAAGCTGTCAGCATGT
The sequence above is a segment of the Gossypium raimondii isolate GPD5lz chromosome 4, ASM2569854v1, whole genome shotgun sequence genome. Coding sequences within it:
- the LOC105779845 gene encoding protein KINESIN LIGHT CHAIN-RELATED 2 encodes the protein MPGLAMDAMNGETGVEEHDNGFHTPYKYSFAQERSPRSALSPRSDSLDLAIDGVVATSIEQLYHNVYEMQSSDQSPSLSSYGSYGEESRIDSELRHLVGDFGVVEITKEVVVAEKKEEDSVGDLNLKKENEVTDEMPKKKNNDKNQTQGAKHRHRLQLDSEASVKSSPKSKSSQEKTPVEKRHEKNARKQRNFGAKFNNGTGDSLEAGLENPELGPFLLKQTRNMISSGENPRKALELAIRATKSFEKCADGKPSLELVMSLHVLAALHCSLGQYDEAIPVLERSIEIPVIEDGQTHALAKFAGCMQLGDTYVMLGQIENSILCYTAGLEIQRQVLGETDPRVGETCRYVAEAHVQALQFDEAERLCQMALDIHRENGAPASIEEAADRRLMGLICDSKGDYESALEHYVLASMAMAANGRELDVASIDCSIGDAYLSLARFDEAVFAYQKALTVFKSAKGENHPTVASVFVRLADLYNKVGKLRDSRTYCENALRIYGKPNPGIPSEEIASGLIDIAAICQSMNELDQALKLLKKALSIFSEAPGKQSTIAGIEAQMGVMYYMMGSYADSYSTFKSAISKFRASGDKKSALFGIALNQMGLACVQRYSINEAADLFEEARSILEKEYGPYHPDTLGVYSNLAGTYDAMGRLDDAIEILDYVVDMREEKLGTANPDVIDEKRRLSELLKEAGKVRSRKSRALVTLLDTTTQIINDDGIKV